The DNA segment taagtattctgcatgttatatcattagattcatatttttaactactttcatgtgatgttaattttatatttgttggaatcatataatgaaataaaatactggtcaaagtatgttattaaaaaccgtataaaaaaatataggccttataatttgggacagagggattACTAGTCAAAATACCGATAATAGAATATTATCCGTGGAGGCCACAGTAAAAACTGATCTCAATGATaacatatgaaaaataatatacTTAACACAAACTGCaccattgtttggcttatttgttaaataaaccaaacggtatatttgcaaacaagaagtaatttgtaaataaaacttttatatatgtgttcttcgcgacctaaaagcaaaggctgaaaaataaacttcgatgaaaaaacccaaaaatcagcttcaaatttaaggttgaaaatttaaatattgGCTGATAAATacaagtataagcgaaaagatgaggccaaAAGTATGGCGTATGATATCAAGTTCTCAACTTATTATATCCTACGTGTTTTTCGTTTTATGTAGGCGGATTTGTAGAAATAGGATATTACCTCTCTTATATAGAGAGTTTGAATATGTTTAAATCCTCATCCCATCAATCCATCCACCTTAAAAACCCGTTCAAGGAAAACGGCCTAGACCATTTACTTCTGAAGGAAGGTTATTGCCGGTATACAAATACTACGTTAAAGCCCGTTTGGTATAGTTATCTGTCGCTACAGTCTGCGCTACACAAACTCTCTAGTGGTTACTGTAAAATAAGCCACTGCCCAGCTATACCGAGCACAGACTAAAACACTTTACCTAGGacacaggggaaaaaaaagagaggcaacGATAAATATGCCAATCTTGCAAAAATTCCTACCAAAGCACAATGGTTAAGCCTCAAAATCAGGTCGAGTTCCCCAGAAAAATGTTTATCCACAACTAAATTGTAGTGGAGACCGCGTGACAAAAATATCACAGATGCGAGCGGTAACAGTGACAAGTATTAAGTCCAACTTACCGTGCATCTGCATGTGACCAACAGTGACAACTAATCAAGTTGCTGCATTTGCAGAGTGAGTCTTAGCATAAAGATAAACTGTATACTACTAATTAACTACCAGAAATCGTCATCTGCTGACCTGGTTCAGctaagcatatatatgcattgttcACATTTTTAATCACCTTCCCCAATGGTCCTCCACTGCTAAATCCAACTGTAAATCTGTCAGTGTGACCAATAACCATAAACTAGCTGGTTGACAGATTCATCAGTGATGTGGATCAACATGTCCCCCAGCTCAATTCTaccttttgaatttttttcctctaaaaaaatataatctgtTACACTGACCACATGGGCCCACAGTTCCTCTGAGTCTTTGGCCACAAGCCCACAAATCTAGCTTTAAATACCCTTTGATTTTTTCCCTcttaaaaaactaataatttGTTACACTGACCACATGGGCCCACCGTTCATGGTCATAGGCCACCTGTTGCCTTCACACGTATAaaccccctcctcgccgcgccacgGCTTCCCCTCTACGCCATTGGAGCTGAGTAGAGCAGAGCTCGCTGCTCGCCTCGCCAACCGGCCAATGTGACTTGCTTCGGAAGGTGCACGATGGTGGCGAGGTGCGCGCacgccgacgtcggcggcgggttCCGGCTGTGGCCGATCTTCTCGGCCGCCGCGCTGCGGAGGAAGCTTCTTGAGGTCCtgacgtgcggcggcggcggcggcggcggcgctggaggggGTTCTTGCCGGAGCAAGAACGGGTACCGGTCGCCGcagccgaggccgaggccgaggtcCGACCGGCTGGCGGAGCTGCTCCGGGCGGAGCCGTCGGAgtgcggcgacgaggcggaTGATGCCGACGCGGCCGTCAAGAAGGTGGAGGCGCTGGAGAAGCTGAAGGTTGTGGTCGGAGCGCTTCAGGCCTGCGACGGGGACAatgccggcgtcggcggcggcggcgacatgtgCCGCGTCGAGGCCGCCACGGTTGTGCGGAGGAAGGCGAAGGACGACGCCGGCGCGAGGGAGATGCTCGCGATGCTCGGCGCCATCCCGCCGCTCGTCGCGATGCTCGacgagagcgacggcggcggcggcggcgaggagatggtcgccgccgcgctgtaCGCGTTGCTCAATTTGGGGATCGGCAACGACACGTGAGTCGTCTTCTCTTGCCGAGTTTGATGAACTCCTCTGCTTCTTGATCAGATCTGGTGGTTTACTGGTTTCGGTTCCTGATTTCTGGGAGTTGCTTCGATTCGTAGGAACAAGGCGGCGATCGTGCAGGCCGGCGCCGTGCACAAGATGCTCCGCATCGCGGAGGGCGCGTCCGGCGACTTGACGGAGGCGCTCGTCGCCAACTTCCTCTGCCTCAGCGCGCTCGACGCGAACAAGCCCATCATCGGCGCGTCGGGCGCCGCCCCCTTCCTCGTCCGCGCGTtcgaggcggcgccgacgacggagCAGGCGCGGCACGACGCCCTGCGCGCGCTCCTGAACCTCTCCATCGCGCCGGCGAACGCGCCGCACCTGCTGTCCGCGGGGCTggcgccgtcgctcgtcgccgccgtgggcgacgcgcccgcggcggcggaccgcgcgctcgccgcgctctgCAACCTCGTGGCCGCCTGCCCCGAGGGCCGCCGCGCGGTGAGCCGCGCCCCCGACGCGGTCCCGGCCTTCGTCGACGTGCTCAACTGGTCCGACGAGCCCGGGTGCCAGGAGAAGGCGGCGTACATCCTCATGGTCCTCGCCCACCGGAGCTACGCCGaccgcgccgccatggcggaggccggcgccacctcggcgcTCCTCGAGCTCACCCTCGTCGGCACCGCGCTGGCGCAGAAGCGCGCGTCGAGGATCCTCGAGATCCTCCGGGCCGACAAGGGCAAGCAggttgccgacgccgccggcatCGTCGCGACAATGTCGGCCCCgcaggagcgcggcggcggcggcggcgcgcgccaagAAGAGGCCGACGAGGCCGGCATGAGCAACGAGAAGCGCGCCGTGCGGCAGCTGGTGCAGCAGAGCCTCCAGAGCAACATGCGCCGCATCGTGCGCCGCGCCCGCCTCCCGCAggacctcgcgccgccgtcgtcggagaaCCTCAAGGCCctcaccgcctcctccacctccaagaGCCTACCCTTCTGAAGCCCACCACCGCAAACAAAACACAGGTAAAAACAATCACTAACCTGAGCTGCACTACAGTCCACTGCATCGATCAATCAGTGAGTACAGCTGATTACTCTGCTATGCTATCACATCAAAGTTTTTAGTAGCATTTTGTCCATCACTAAACCAGTGGAGATatactatttaattatttatcgaCGCTTAAACATCAAGTCAAATAATTGAAAAGTCTCCATTTCTCGTCGTAAAAACACACAGTGCCATGCTGACTGTGACCTACCAAACCCAAACACCGTTTCTTTAGTCCAAAAACGCAGCTGAGAGAACATCAACGTTAGCCATTTTCCGACCTCGGAAGCAGGGCAAGAAGAAAGTCAAGAAGGctattcttcttcttcgtcgtcgtcgtcgtggtgttctttttttctcctctgcTTTGGTCGGCGTCGCGCTAGCTTTGCCTGCCTCGACCTCGATCCGGCCATGGCCATTAACCTGGCCTTTGTTGCTTTGTGGCAAAGTAAGCGCAAGCGCGCGAGCCCCAACGGTTTGGGCCAAGCAAAGCCATTGTCCCTACTCCCTACTCATCATCATAAACGCTCACCTTTCTACTGCTGCTGCAAATTCTTTCCTCTGTATATGAACACTCGAAATCTCGAATCTTGAATAGATTAATAGTACTCGTAGTAATAAAATCTTTTCTGTTTCTcaactgtactgtactgtattACTCCACTGCTTTTGATGATGGAGCAGCtggatcaaaatttttaaaaaatacattctCTTACTAGTTAATCTGTTCTTTGCAGCAATAAAATCTTTTCTGTTTCTcaactgtactgtactgtattACTGCTTTTGATGATGGAGCGGCtggattaaaatttttaaaaatatagtttcTTAATTAATCTGTTCTTTGCAGCAGAGGGAGTGATGGGGAGGAGACTTTGGAAGAAGCTTTTGCTAGGTGCATCCGTTGCCATTGCATGCATTGGAGACCGGGAATCTTTCTGGGCGCCAGTGGAAGCTGTGATGAGAAGAGATGGGCCAAATCTTGTTTATGCAGCAGCTGCTCTCTCCTTTTCTCGTGCCTGCTAATGGAGCCCACGTGCTTGGATGATgcagtcgtcgtcgccgtcgacagaGAGGGGCTCGAGCCTGAGATCAATGTTGTTCCCTTCCCCTAATCGCTTTCGTTTTTTTGTTAATTGCTTTGGTTTTGTTCTCCCTTTTGTATATGGAGTAGCTCTAATAGCATTAGTCATACTACACCTATTGGTCAGTGGACTCAGTGTTGTCAGTTGTGTTTGTTCTTTAGGTGTGCATGCACATGATTTTCATTGGAGAGTGTATTAGGGTAGAGAGAGAAGATTTAATTAGAGTAGAAAATTTAAAGGATGTAGAATTTTATATGTCTATGTTGGTTCTTTCATCGTCATTTCATCCTTTGCCGGCGTCAGATGGTCCA comes from the Oryza glaberrima chromosome 9, OglaRS2, whole genome shotgun sequence genome and includes:
- the LOC127783515 gene encoding protein spotted leaf 11 encodes the protein MVARCAHADVGGGFRLWPIFSAAALRRKLLEVLTCGGGGGGGAGGGSCRSKNGYRSPQPRPRPRSDRLAELLRAEPSECGDEADDADAAVKKVEALEKLKVVVGALQACDGDNAGVGGGGDMCRVEAATVVRRKAKDDAGAREMLAMLGAIPPLVAMLDESDGGGGGEEMVAAALYALLNLGIGNDTNKAAIVQAGAVHKMLRIAEGASGDLTEALVANFLCLSALDANKPIIGASGAAPFLVRAFEAAPTTEQARHDALRALLNLSIAPANAPHLLSAGLAPSLVAAVGDAPAAADRALAALCNLVAACPEGRRAVSRAPDAVPAFVDVLNWSDEPGCQEKAAYILMVLAHRSYADRAAMAEAGATSALLELTLVGTALAQKRASRILEILRADKGKQVADAAGIVATMSAPQERGGGGGARQEEADEAGMSNEKRAVRQLVQQSLQSNMRRIVRRARLPQDLAPPSSENLKALTASSTSKSLPF